One window of the Sparus aurata chromosome 17, fSpaAur1.1, whole genome shotgun sequence genome contains the following:
- the LOC115568115 gene encoding gamma-aminobutyric acid type B receptor subunit 2-like, with translation MVFSVSGVSGSLLTTHNPPLQFCLTSGIILCCNMFILSSVFGPKLLLVQSEAAEGDEGEDEEQLNLLNQELRSQTAQLDVEIETITMQLCDTSESAAEKHDGDDRCVTSTHVAQVCPERKPASPDGINSPEHVWRRLSVQLPILHHSYLPAVGGISASSSSLFCSREAFVHRDVLTTC, from the exons atgGTGTTCAGCGTGTCGGGAGTGTCAGGATCGCTGCTGACGACCCACAATCCTCCTCTTCAGTTCTGTCTGACCAGCGGCATCATCCTCTGCTGTAACATGTTCATCCTGAGCTCAGTGTTTGGACCAAAG TTGCTGCTGGTGcagagtgaagctgcagagGGGGATGAAGGTGAAGACGAGGAGCAGCTGAACCTGTTGAACCAGGAGCTGAGGAGTCAAACTGCTCAG CTCGACGTGGAGATAGAAACCATCACCATGCAGCTCTGCGACACGTCCGAGTCAGCTGCTGAGAAACACGACG GTGACGACAGGTGTGTGACGTCGACTCACGTAGCTCAGGTGTGTCCTGAGAGGAAACCTGCGAGTCCAGACGGCATCAACTCTCCTGAGCA tgtgtggcGCCGCCTGTCGGTGCAGCTGCCCATCCTCCATCACTCCTACCTGCCCGCTGTCGGAGGCATCAGCGCCAGCAGCTCCAGTCTGTTCTGCAGCCGGGAAGCTTTTGTTCACCGCGACGTGCTGACCACCTGCTGA